The stretch of DNA AATTGGAGTATAGCAATAATATTATACGGTTTGAAAAAATTTTAAAGGCTTGTTTAAAAGCCTCAATTTTAGAAAAAAAAGGAATTCCAACAGTAGAACAACTCGCCAAAGAAATGAATTTGTCTAGAAATTATTTGGGCAATTTATTAAAAAAAGAAACAGGGAAAAGCACCCTAGAGCATATCCATTATCAAATCATTAATAAGGCTAAAACGTTGTTGGTTAATAGCAACGATTCGGTTGCCGAAATAGCGTTTCAATTAGGATTTGAATATGCTCAATATTTTAGTCGCTTATTTAAGAAAAAAGTTGGTGTAACTCCTTCCGAATATCGAAAGTTAGTATAAGTCCTGTTTGTTGATAAGAATAGGATTGGTTATAGTTATATCATTTTATATTTTAATAAAAAATATTTAATCAAAAATAATGTAATGATAAAGTCAAGCATTCCCACCCCTAAAACATTCCCATTATTGGGGAACCTTAAAAATATAAACCCCAAAGCGTTTAGCCAAAGTCTTTTTGAGATTGCTAAAGATTTTGAAGAAGGGAGAATTTATAAATTGATACTGCCCAATAATGATATGGTGATTGTTGGGTCTCAAGAATTGGTGCATGAAGTTTCAGACCCAAGCCGATTTGGTAAGAATACGAAGTTGTTTAAAGAAATACAAGGGCTGCTAGGTGACGGATTAGTTACCGCAGAAACCGAGAGCCTTGCTTGGGGAAAAGCACATCGCTTATTAATGCCAGCCTTTGGTCCTGTGGCGATTCGGAATTTGTTTCCACAGATGTTAGATATTGCAGAGCAAATGATGCTTAAATTTGAACGGATGGGAGCCGAGCATTCGTTTGATGTTTCTGAAGAAATGACCAAATTAACCTTAGACACCATTGCATTGTGTAGCTTTAATTATAGATTCAATAGTTTTTACTCGGAAGAGCTGCATCCATTTGTGGAATCAATGGTAGATAGTTTAAGTGAGATGGGGAAGCGTGCTGTTCGTTTTCCTCTTCAAACAAAATTGATGGTAAAAACCAATCAAAAATACTTTGCGGATATTGATTATATGCATACTGTTGGTGCTGAAATTGTCCGAAATAGAAAAAAAGACCCCAAAAAAGACAAGTACAACGATTTGCTTAATATTATGCTGAATGGTGTTGATCCAATTAGTGGTGAACGCCTATCGGATGACAATATTAAAAACCAGATGATTACTTTCTTAATAGCAGGGCATGAAACCACTAGTGGCTTATTAACCTTTGCCATTTATGAGTTGTTAAATAACCCCAATAAACTAAAAAAAGCCCAAGAGGAGGTTCAACGTATCCTAGGGAATAACCAACCAACAATAGATCATCTTCCCCAATTAACCTATATAGACCAAGTCTTAAAAGAAACCCTACGTTTGCACCCCATTGCCCCCATGTACACAATAGCTGCTTTAGAAGATACGGTGATTGGTGGCAAATACTTGGTCAAAAAAGACGAAAATGTAACGGTCTTAATAGGGTGGTTGCATCGAGATAAAGCAGTTTGGGGCGAAGATGTAGAAGCATTTAAGCCCGAACGATTTGCTATCGAAAATGCAGAACAATTGCCAGAAAATTGTTTTAAACCTTTTGGAAATGGGAAACGAGCTTGTATTGGTCGCTTCTTTGCTATGCAAGAGGCCGTATTAGCGTTGGCGATGTTGCTGCAACGTTTTGACCTTAAAAAAGACAATCCCAATTATAATTTAAAAATAAAAGAGGCGATTACCATCAAGCCTGATAATTTTAGAATTCGGGTCGAAAGAAAAGAAGAGGTCGCTATTGTTGCTCCATCGCTCAATCCATCAGAAACGATTGCCAATAACAAAACTAAGCAAGTGATTAATAAGAATGGAAAACCACTGTTAATTTTGTTTGGATCCAATACAGGATTATCGGAAGGTTTTGCACACAAAATTTATCAAGAGGCTACCGAGTATGGCTATCAACCCACGCTAGGGGCAATGGATGATTATGTGAATCGATTGGATAAAGATATACCCGTTGTTATTGTCACTGCTTCTTATGAAGGAAAACCGCCGAGGAACGCTGTGAAATTTATGGATTGGTTGGAAAATGGAAATGTATCTTCTTTAGCAGGAATACAATATGCTGTTTTGGGTTGTGGGCATAAAGATTGGCTTAAAACCTATCAAGCCATTCCCATAAAAGTGGATCAATTGTTATCAAAGTGGGGAGGCAAAGCATTGATAGAGCGGGGCGCTTTGAATGGTGCTACAAATGTCTATGGTGATTTTGACAAATGGCAGGATCAATTTTGGGAAAAAATGCCTAAGGGAAAGACCGAAAAACAAGGATTCTCTGTCGTGGTTTCCAACAATCGTTTAGAAACATTGGAACAAAAGGTATTGCGGCAGGGAGTTATTATAGAAAACAAAGAATTGGTCGATATGACGCATCCGCTTGGACGTTCTAAACGACATATAGAAATTGAATTGCCCAAAGATATGCCATATCAATCAGGGGACTATTTGTCTATTCTACCAAGTAATCCCAAAGAAAATATTGAACGTATTTTTCAACGGTTAGGATATACTATTGATACACAAATAACCATTCAGGCTGCTGATGCACAACTGTTCCATTTACCAGTAGGTTATCCTGTTGCTTTGTTCGATATTTTTACCAATTATGTAGAATTAGGACAGCCAGCAACTCAAAAGCAAGTGGAATTATTGGCTTCATATTGTCCTTGCCCGCCTGAAAAAAACGCTTTAATAAAACTAACGGACGAAAGCATTTACACAGAAGAAGTACTGCATAAGCGAGTCAGTGTCTTAGACCTATTAGAATGTTATGCGTCTATTGATATTCCTTTAGAACAATTGTTAAAAATACTACCACCACTAAAACCTCGTTTATATTCCATTGCTTCATCTCCTTATTGGGATGATCAAAAAGTAGCCTTAACTGTTGCAGTGGTTGATGCGCCTGCTTGGTCTGGGCAAGGGCAGTATAAGGGCGTGGCATCAAATTATTTAGCTCATTTGCCAGTAGGAGGACAGGTGCAGATTGATACCCAGCCAGCAACTAGTGCTTTTCATCTTCCGACCGATCTTTCAGTGCCTCTTATTATGATTGCAGCAGGTAGTGGGATTGCCCCTTTTAGAGGCTTTGTTCAAGAGCGTTCTATCCAAAAGCAAAAAGGAAATTCAGTAGGAGAAATTGTTTTGTTTTTTGGCTGCGACCATCCTGAGGTTGATGCTTTGTACATGGATGAATTTTGCCAATGGGAGCAAGAGGAAGTTGTTCAAGTATTTAGGGCTTATAGTGCTTTGGAAGAAGGAGATATAAAGTTTGTTCAACATAAGTTGTGGGCTGAGCGTAAACGGGTTTATGAGTTGCTTCAAAAGGGGGCAAAAGTGTTTGTTTGCGGAGATGGAAAATACATGGCTCCTGCTGTCCAAAAAACATTTATTGATATTTATAAGGCTTGCGCTAAGGTATCTAGAGAGGAGGCCAAGGTTTGGTTGGATGGCATCCAAAAAGAAGGCTTGCGCTATGCGACAGATATTTTTATTTAAAAGGATAGAATCATTGGCATAAGGTTTTGCGATGGCAAATTGGATAACTTGAAGGTAGCTGCCTTCAAGTTATCAATGCTAATGATCTCATGAAATAGAGGAATAGCAGATTATTAAATCACGATTAGGGTGTTTGATGTATGTTTAGTTAATGACAAATTTATCCCAACTAAAAATGCGCTAGAACCAACCAATTGCTGCCAAAATTCCCTTTGTACCTAACAGTAAGGTAGTAAGGATGATAAGCATAGCCAGACAATTGACCACTTGGGAGTTAACCTGCTTTCCCATAATTGTTTTGTCATTCATTACCCAAAGTAAAAATAGTGCAATAATTGGCAACAAAAGCCCATTAGAAATCTGAGCAAATAAAATAACTAGCGTAGGTTTGAACCCAAGACAAGAAAAAATAAGACCAATCAACAATACAAGCATCCAAGTCAACCTAAAATTCGCTGCGGTTAACTTCTTTTCCCAACCCAATATTTCAGAAGTGGCAAAGGCTGCTGCTAGGGGAGCTGTAATGGCTGAAGAAAGCCCTGCTGCAAAGAAACCCAGCGATAAAAAAAGACCAGCCCAATTTCCCAACAAAGGAACCAATCCTTTTGACAAATCTTGGGCACTTTGTATTGTAGTAGTGCTTGTGTGGACTGTTGCAGCAGCAGTAATCAAAATCGCCATTGTAATTAATCCTCCCAATAGAATAGAAAAAGTTAAATCCCAATGTGCATCTTTTAGATTTTTATTGGCTGCCCAGCGTTTTTGGCTGGAAGATGCATGGAGAAATAAATTGTAAGGAACAACGGTCGTTCCAATCAAGCCCATTACCATCAATAAGGAGTTATTAGGCAAAGAAGGGCAGCATAAGCCCGCTAAAATAGCTCCCAAATTGGGGCGAACAGCGATTGCTGCCACCAAAAATATGAATCCCATTGAAGCCACTAACAGGACTAAAAAACGTTCAATAAATTGATACTTCCCAATCCATAAGACCAGCAAAGCAATAGCTCCAATTAAGATGACCAATGGATTGAAAGGGTAACTGGGAAAATAATCATTAAACCCTAATACCGCTCCTGTGATATTGCCTGCTTCATAAGCTGCATTACCAATCAGAATAGCTCCAATAACTAAAATAGCAGCCCCCATTTTCAAAATAGGGTTTTGTATTTTTATGCGTAAAGCTTGCCCTATTCCCATGCCTCCAATTACCCCCAAACGAGCAGCCATTTCTTGTAGTATATAAGTAGCAACAACAGAAAAGAGGACAGCCCAAAGCAAGGTGTAACCATAACTGCTGCCTGCAAGCGTAGCAGTAGTGATGGTACCAGGGCCAATAAAGGCTGCGGCAACCATTGCTCCAGGACCTATTTTTTTGAATTGAGAAAGCATAGTAATTGATGGATTAGAGCCAGTGATTAGTCCTCCAAAAGAGCAGCATAATCGTCATCTTTGAATAAGGCTAGGTTATCGTTGACAAGATCTGTTTGCCCCGAAAAAACAACTTTGGTACCATCAATTATTCCATCTCCTAATTCCGAAGAGAAGGTTCTAGTATCTAGGTTGATTTCAAAAACGAGTTGTTGGGAAGAAGCGCCTTTTATGGGAGCATTTCCTTGCAAAGAGGCTAGCGGAGGCAACATCCCTTCAAATTTCATTAACAAGCCTTCTACTCTACCGTCGTATTCTCTAACTCCCAATAACCAAGATTCATCGTGCCCTGATTTGCTATAAATACCAACACAGTCTGACAATTGTAGCGCTTTAGGAAGAGAAGCTACTTTGGGTTTGCTATTGGTTGTTTTTGGGGCAGGGGGAGTTGGACTAGTAGCCGTGGAGGGTTCTGTTACTTTTACGGTTGCCGTATTGGTATTGGGTGCTTTTTCGGTTTCTGTACAGGCTTGAAGCACAAGAAGTGTAAGAAGCAATAAAATGCTATTTTTCATAATAAGAGTTAAATGATTTTAAATGTTAAATACTTATACCATGGATTTATTACAATAAGTCGATTTTTCAAAATCCCTAATGTTGATTGAAATGACAGGGACATCGGGAAACATTTTCTTTAGCTGACTAACAATTTGCCGAGAAAGGTTGCTTTTTTGCGCTGTATTTCGCCCCTCCATAATGTTCGCAAAAACATGGATAAAATCATCTTTTGTATTACCTATATTATAATAAGCAGGTTTAAAAGGAGTAATTCGCACCTTAATGTCCCCCGCTGCAAATAAATTGGTAGCCGCTGCTGTATCATAGACCAATTGCATGATTTTTTCAGGATTTTGCTGTTCAATTATTTGTTCAGAACAATCAATTACAAAATGTGGCATAGTGTATCGTTTATTCACTGATCTTAGGCAAATGGAATGGTTTTGTTACTTCTGTCGTAAATTAAAAAACAAAACATCTAAGTTGAGGTAAGATCAGTTGATGAGTTAAAATAGTTTTTTCTTATTTGTTTTTCCCAAAGCAGTAACAGGAATGTGGTCAATAAAAACAATTTCTTTGGGCATTTGATGTCGGGCTGCATGGTCTTTTAACCATTCTTGGAGGTTTGATTGATCGAGTACTTGTTGCGGTTTTAAAACCACAAATGCTTTCAGTCGTTGTCCAAACTCTGGATCAGAAATACCAATAACAGCAGTTTGCTGAATCGCATCATGTTGCAATAAGATATGTTCTAATTCTACAGGATAAACATTTTCTCCCCCAGATACAATTCGGTCGTCCACTCGTCCACAGAGAAAGTAATACCCTTGTTCGTTCTGATAAGCTAAATCCCCTGTAGGTATCCAACTATCTGTTGTGTTTTTCATGCCCCAACTACTTCTTACAGATAGCGCCCCAACCGTTCCTATAGCGACTTCTTGTTGGTTGTTATCTAATAATTTAAGTTGAACCCCTCTAATTTTTTTGCCAATTGTATTGGCATGTAATTTTAAATCTTCTGTAGTTGCCATAATGCAAAACCCTGCCTCGGAAGTTCCATACAGGTTGGCTAAATCATGTTTTAACAGCTTAAACGTCCGTTGTACCAAATTAGGATTTAGTGGCGCTCCGCCAGAAATAATAAGACGAGTGTAAATAAGTTCTAATTTACTTTGTTGGAGCAGCCGATCCAAAATTAAGGGAACTAAAATGAGTACTTGAACTCTATGTTTGAGTAATAAAGAAGTCGTTTTTTGCGCTTTAAAACGTTTGGTTAGCACAATCTTAACTCCCAGTGTAAGGGAAACCAAAAGTGCTGCCATTCCAAAACCATGATAAATAGGTGTAGCAATATAAGCAGATTGATAAGTGCCTAGATTCAATTGGTTGAGTAAGGCAAAAAAGGGATTTAAAAAGTTAGAAACAGCAGGTTTCCGAACGGCAGTCTTAAACGCTCCAGTTGTTCCGCCTGTTAGGATAATTAATTTTCCAGCACTGCTTTTTTTTAGGTTGATTTTTTTCGTGGGCGTTTCGGTTGATAAACCTTGGATAGAATCAAAGGTTATGTGCTGACTGAGTAGCGTTTTTTTATCAAAATTGGAACGATGCACCATCTCCCAAACTTCTAGATCATAAATGACACAATCAAAATTATGTTCATCTAATAAGTCATTAAATTGCGCACTCGTCATTTCTATATTGAGCAAATAAGCATCTGCACCCAAACAAGAGAGTGCAAACAATGACTTGACTAATGGGCTGTGGTTGCGACAAAGTAAGGCGACCTTCTTATGCGGGTGAATAGCGTGTTTTTCTTTTAGATTAACAGCTAATTGTTGTGTTTCTTTATAAAGATCTTGATAACTAATGGATTGATAGTCATCTATGATGGCAGTTTCAGAAGGGTAGCTGCGAGCAGCGAATTCAAGTAGAGCCATTAGGTTGGTGCCTGTTCCGATTATGGAACGCAGTAAGCGATAGATTCCTACAGGAGTACTAATATTGGCTTGATATAATTTTTGGAAGGTTTGGAACATAATTACACTGAAACTAAAATCTTAGAAAAAGTAATTTGTTAAAGATAAGTAGTTCACACCAAATAACAACCATTTTTTAGTACAGATCTTTTTTACAACTGTAAAATCTGCGCTTAGATAATATTTGTGGATTATAGCAGCTACAATAGGCTTGACCCCCTATTAATTTACAAGATTGATAAATTAAAGGAGGTCAAGGAGCTAATGGTTCATTTTTAAGAGGTTAATTAAGAAATAGCTGCAAACAATAGTTGTTTTAGTTGCTCTTTATCCTTTTGAGATAAAGGCTTGAGAGGACTTCTTAAGTGCCCACCTTTTTCTCCAAGCAGTTCTAATCCTGCTTGAACCGATCTAGGAAGCCCCTTCTCAACAATAAATTTTAATAAATCTACTTGTTGGTAAAAGATGCGTTGAGCCTCCTCTAATTTTCCATTTTTGATGCACTGGTATAAGTTGATATTTAATTGCGGGATTAGATTGTGAGCAGCCGTGCACCACCCCGTAGCCCCTGCCACAAAAGCCCCTAATGCCAAAGGATTTGAGCCATTAAAAAAATCAACCTTCTCCCCAAGTACTTTCTTTAGATAATGCATGCGTTGGATATCGCCTGTACTTTCTTTAATCATAGTAACAGCGGGAATTGTTAGCAATCGTTCCAGCAGTTGGGGAGACATATCCACCCCACTAGTCGCAGGATTATTATAAGCCATGATAGGAATGCTAATGTTGTTCGCAACAGTTTGATAATGCTCATAAATTTCATCGTCTGTTAATTTCCAATAACTCATAGGAATAATCATAACAGCTTGAGCACCTAGCCGCTCTGCATGTTGGGCATGTTGAACCGTTTTTGCTGTGGTAAGGTTAGAAACTCCAACTAAGACAGGAACTCTACCGTTCACCTGTTCGATTGTAGCTTTTACAACCGCTTCTTTTTCATCATCACTTAAATAGGGTAGAACACCTGTGCTGCCTAGCGGAGCAATTGCATTTGCTTGATGGACAACTAGTCGCTCTACCAATGTCTTAAATAATGGGAGGTCAACTTTTTCTTCTTTTGTAAATGGCGTAATGGGATAAGCAATAATCCCCTTAAATATTGTTGTTTTCATAATAAATAGTTGGAGGGTTAATAATCTCTACCTTCTTCTTCTCGGAGTGCTACTCCTAAGTTTTGGAGTTGTGGCGCATTTTCAGCCGCAATATATTTAGCAGGCTGATCACTGCTCAAGTTACCATGTCGATGCCAAGCCCAAGAAGGAATGTAAACCGCATCTCCAGCTTTCCATTCTACTTTTTTATCTTCAACTTCTGTCCATCCTGTTCCCTCTATTACATACAATACCGTTTCATAAGTATGTCTGTGTTTGTTGGTAATTTGATTGGGCAATAGCCCCCCAATCGTTACACTGATGTTTTTCGTTGGCAAATCAATAAAAAATACAGGATGTTTTCTTTCTGTTGAAAATTGTTGATGTACGCCTGCTTGCTCTACATTTCTGTGGATAATATTTTCAGGCAAATGAGCAACTGGTCTAGCGAATGTTTGGTGAAAGTCTTTAGAACTAAACTCTTTTTTTGTGGACATAATTATATGTTTTTGTGAATAATTTATCCAAAGATAGCGTATCTTTGGTCTACTTAAATGATACAGTTTTTGCAAAAAATGATAGACCAATGAATAGGTTATGGTACTTTGATATTCAAATTAAGGAGGAGAATAAAAAAGCAGTTTATATACAAATCACAGATGCGATTATTGCAGCTATTAAGAATGGTCGTTTAAAACCGCAAGAGGCATTGCCCAGTACTCGAAAATTGGCAACAATAATTGGAGTCAATCGAAATACAGTACTTAAAGCATTGGACATTTTGATTGCAGAAGGTTGGTTGATTTCAAAAGATAGAATTGGCATTTTTGCAGCAAGTGTTAGCATTCAAGACCATCGTTCAAAGGATAAAAACTCAACTCTTGCTCCTGTCCATAAGAAAGCGGTTGTTGTCTTGGACGATGGCGTTCCTAATACGCAAATAGCCCCAATAAAAGAATTGGCGAGTGCTTATAGGCGAGTATTTAGTTTGAAATCTAGAAGAACAATTTTAGGGTATACAGGGAGTTTGGGCGGTTTGAAATTTAGAGCAATCATTGCTCAGATGCTGAACCACAGGAGAGGAATGCAAGTAAGTGATGATGAAATTTGTATAACTAGAGGAAGCCAAATGGCATTGTATTTAACGGCTCAATGTTTATTGACGGAAGGAGATCTTGTCTTGGTGGAATCGCCTGGGTATCGACCTGCATCTGCCGTATTTATAAATGCTGGCGCTCAGGTAATGCCTATAGAAGTAGATCAGGATGGTATTGTCGTAGAAAAGGTAGAACAAGCCATTCTAAAACATTCCAATATACAAGCCATTTATTTAACCCCTCATCATCAATATCCAACAACGGTTACACTGAGCCTCAAGAGAAGATTAAGGCTGGCTGAATTGGCACAAGCACATAACTTTATAATTATTGAAGACGATTATGATCATGAATTTCATTTTGATAATCGACCAATTTTGCCAATTGCTAGTTATATGGCAATCAAACATTATATCTACATTGGTACGTTTAGTAAGATTGTGGCACCTGCTCTAAGAGTAGGGTATCTAGTGGCAAGTAGTGATTTTATTCAAAAGGTTGGTGCATTGAGGACAATTATTGACGTTCAAAATGATCCAATTATGGAGCAAGCTATCGTTGAATTGGTTAGAGAGGGGGCAATAAAACGGCACATTAAAAGAGCAGCGAAATATTATAAAGATAAGCGGCAATATTTTGAAGGCTTATTAAAGACTCATTTGGGGGACAAGGTTGACTATACTGTACCAACAGGAGGATTGGCTTTTTGGGTGCGTCCTAAAAAAGAGATAAAATTATCTGACTTAGTTGCCAACTTGGAAAAATCGAACCTTCAAATTAAGGATATTTCAAATTATAATTCTACGACTTTGGTTCAAGGCTTAAGGTTAGGGTATGGGAGTATTGAAAAAGAGGAACTAGAAATGGCCATCCTCCAATTGAGTAAATGTTTGTGATTCAAGGAGTATTATTGGGTTTAGAATGAACTTTTTGCCATTCAAGTTATTATTTAGATAAGATAAGCTTGTTTTTTATGCTACCCGACGGTTTTTAAAATTTAACAGAATGGGCTTTTTCTAGTCCTATCTTAGCCTTTAGATCGTTTCACGCTAAGTTGTAATTGGGCTCTAATATCTAATTAGCTAAGAGCAAAGCGATCTAAAAATAGATAAAAGCTGCCTCAATTTTAATTTTTACAAAAATCATCGGGTAGAGAACTTGTTTTTAT from Aureispira anguillae encodes:
- a CDS encoding bifunctional cytochrome P450/NADPH--P450 reductase, which translates into the protein MIKSSIPTPKTFPLLGNLKNINPKAFSQSLFEIAKDFEEGRIYKLILPNNDMVIVGSQELVHEVSDPSRFGKNTKLFKEIQGLLGDGLVTAETESLAWGKAHRLLMPAFGPVAIRNLFPQMLDIAEQMMLKFERMGAEHSFDVSEEMTKLTLDTIALCSFNYRFNSFYSEELHPFVESMVDSLSEMGKRAVRFPLQTKLMVKTNQKYFADIDYMHTVGAEIVRNRKKDPKKDKYNDLLNIMLNGVDPISGERLSDDNIKNQMITFLIAGHETTSGLLTFAIYELLNNPNKLKKAQEEVQRILGNNQPTIDHLPQLTYIDQVLKETLRLHPIAPMYTIAALEDTVIGGKYLVKKDENVTVLIGWLHRDKAVWGEDVEAFKPERFAIENAEQLPENCFKPFGNGKRACIGRFFAMQEAVLALAMLLQRFDLKKDNPNYNLKIKEAITIKPDNFRIRVERKEEVAIVAPSLNPSETIANNKTKQVINKNGKPLLILFGSNTGLSEGFAHKIYQEATEYGYQPTLGAMDDYVNRLDKDIPVVIVTASYEGKPPRNAVKFMDWLENGNVSSLAGIQYAVLGCGHKDWLKTYQAIPIKVDQLLSKWGGKALIERGALNGATNVYGDFDKWQDQFWEKMPKGKTEKQGFSVVVSNNRLETLEQKVLRQGVIIENKELVDMTHPLGRSKRHIEIELPKDMPYQSGDYLSILPSNPKENIERIFQRLGYTIDTQITIQAADAQLFHLPVGYPVALFDIFTNYVELGQPATQKQVELLASYCPCPPEKNALIKLTDESIYTEEVLHKRVSVLDLLECYASIDIPLEQLLKILPPLKPRLYSIASSPYWDDQKVALTVAVVDAPAWSGQGQYKGVASNYLAHLPVGGQVQIDTQPATSAFHLPTDLSVPLIMIAAGSGIAPFRGFVQERSIQKQKGNSVGEIVLFFGCDHPEVDALYMDEFCQWEQEEVVQVFRAYSALEEGDIKFVQHKLWAERKRVYELLQKGAKVFVCGDGKYMAPAVQKTFIDIYKACAKVSREEAKVWLDGIQKEGLRYATDIFI
- a CDS encoding Nramp family divalent metal transporter; translated protein: MLSQFKKIGPGAMVAAAFIGPGTITTATLAGSSYGYTLLWAVLFSVVATYILQEMAARLGVIGGMGIGQALRIKIQNPILKMGAAILVIGAILIGNAAYEAGNITGAVLGFNDYFPSYPFNPLVILIGAIALLVLWIGKYQFIERFLVLLVASMGFIFLVAAIAVRPNLGAILAGLCCPSLPNNSLLMVMGLIGTTVVPYNLFLHASSSQKRWAANKNLKDAHWDLTFSILLGGLITMAILITAAATVHTSTTTIQSAQDLSKGLVPLLGNWAGLFLSLGFFAAGLSSAITAPLAAAFATSEILGWEKKLTAANFRLTWMLVLLIGLIFSCLGFKPTLVILFAQISNGLLLPIIALFLLWVMNDKTIMGKQVNSQVVNCLAMLIILTTLLLGTKGILAAIGWF
- a CDS encoding 5-carboxymethyl-2-hydroxymuconate Delta-isomerase, whose amino-acid sequence is MPHFVIDCSEQIIEQQNPEKIMQLVYDTAAATNLFAAGDIKVRITPFKPAYYNIGNTKDDFIHVFANIMEGRNTAQKSNLSRQIVSQLKKMFPDVPVISINIRDFEKSTYCNKSMV
- a CDS encoding AMP-binding protein, whose product is MFQTFQKLYQANISTPVGIYRLLRSIIGTGTNLMALLEFAARSYPSETAIIDDYQSISYQDLYKETQQLAVNLKEKHAIHPHKKVALLCRNHSPLVKSLFALSCLGADAYLLNIEMTSAQFNDLLDEHNFDCVIYDLEVWEMVHRSNFDKKTLLSQHITFDSIQGLSTETPTKKINLKKSSAGKLIILTGGTTGAFKTAVRKPAVSNFLNPFFALLNQLNLGTYQSAYIATPIYHGFGMAALLVSLTLGVKIVLTKRFKAQKTTSLLLKHRVQVLILVPLILDRLLQQSKLELIYTRLIISGGAPLNPNLVQRTFKLLKHDLANLYGTSEAGFCIMATTEDLKLHANTIGKKIRGVQLKLLDNNQQEVAIGTVGALSVRSSWGMKNTTDSWIPTGDLAYQNEQGYYFLCGRVDDRIVSGGENVYPVELEHILLQHDAIQQTAVIGISDPEFGQRLKAFVVLKPQQVLDQSNLQEWLKDHAARHQMPKEIVFIDHIPVTALGKTNKKKLF
- a CDS encoding dihydrodipicolinate synthase family protein produces the protein MKTTIFKGIIAYPITPFTKEEKVDLPLFKTLVERLVVHQANAIAPLGSTGVLPYLSDDEKEAVVKATIEQVNGRVPVLVGVSNLTTAKTVQHAQHAERLGAQAVMIIPMSYWKLTDDEIYEHYQTVANNISIPIMAYNNPATSGVDMSPQLLERLLTIPAVTMIKESTGDIQRMHYLKKVLGEKVDFFNGSNPLALGAFVAGATGWCTAAHNLIPQLNINLYQCIKNGKLEEAQRIFYQQVDLLKFIVEKGLPRSVQAGLELLGEKGGHLRSPLKPLSQKDKEQLKQLLFAAIS
- a CDS encoding cupin domain-containing protein, giving the protein MSTKKEFSSKDFHQTFARPVAHLPENIIHRNVEQAGVHQQFSTERKHPVFFIDLPTKNISVTIGGLLPNQITNKHRHTYETVLYVIEGTGWTEVEDKKVEWKAGDAVYIPSWAWHRHGNLSSDQPAKYIAAENAPQLQNLGVALREEEGRDY
- the pdxR gene encoding MocR-like pyridoxine biosynthesis transcription factor PdxR; this translates as MNRLWYFDIQIKEENKKAVYIQITDAIIAAIKNGRLKPQEALPSTRKLATIIGVNRNTVLKALDILIAEGWLISKDRIGIFAASVSIQDHRSKDKNSTLAPVHKKAVVVLDDGVPNTQIAPIKELASAYRRVFSLKSRRTILGYTGSLGGLKFRAIIAQMLNHRRGMQVSDDEICITRGSQMALYLTAQCLLTEGDLVLVESPGYRPASAVFINAGAQVMPIEVDQDGIVVEKVEQAILKHSNIQAIYLTPHHQYPTTVTLSLKRRLRLAELAQAHNFIIIEDDYDHEFHFDNRPILPIASYMAIKHYIYIGTFSKIVAPALRVGYLVASSDFIQKVGALRTIIDVQNDPIMEQAIVELVREGAIKRHIKRAAKYYKDKRQYFEGLLKTHLGDKVDYTVPTGGLAFWVRPKKEIKLSDLVANLEKSNLQIKDISNYNSTTLVQGLRLGYGSIEKEELEMAILQLSKCL